In the genome of Deinococcus deserti VCD115, one region contains:
- a CDS encoding PAAR domain-containing protein — MPPAARLGDNHTCPMTTGLTPHVGGPISSGSPTVIIAGALAARVGDPCVCTGPPDMIVRGSATVLINGKPAARLGDTTAHGGVIVAGAPTVNIGG, encoded by the coding sequence ATGCCACCAGCTGCCCGTCTTGGTGACAACCATACCTGCCCCATGACCACCGGCCTGACTCCTCATGTCGGCGGGCCGATCTCTTCCGGAAGCCCTACGGTCATCATTGCCGGAGCGTTGGCCGCACGTGTGGGCGATCCATGTGTATGCACCGGACCACCTGACATGATTGTCCGGGGCAGCGCCACAGTGCTGATCAACGGCAAGCCTGCTGCGCGGCTGGGTGACACCACAGCCCACGGCGGGGTGATCGTGGCCGGTGCGCCGACCGTCAATATTGGCGGCTGA
- a CDS encoding NAD(P)/FAD-dependent oxidoreductase, which yields MKTLILGAGYAGLAAATKLKPTPGMETLLVEQNAYHTFETRLHEAAAHNTRVTLPLIPLLRGTGVNLEQAQVDTVNLDEKEVLLKDGRVLTYDTLVVGLGSVTNFYRIPGLAENASELKDVADADEIFTFVNRAYSGDYVGNRDIVVGGAGLTGVELVTELAQRAELLTKARGLPPFQIHLVEAGPKILPVLDDALRAKAQRTLEGYGINVLTGHRLMQATADSVTVQTAEGEQKIIPAGKIIWTGGIQARDIVRGEKLEKGPGGRIAVDAELRAKGYPDVFVIGDMGLALNQEGKPVPTTAQHAGQQGRLTGKNLMHLAKGQPLEAYEPTTLGEFVSLGGLMAVGWMKLPWNQKLAITGGIAHVMKRASEWRWRASID from the coding sequence ATGAAAACCCTGATCCTTGGTGCTGGTTACGCAGGCCTTGCGGCCGCCACCAAACTCAAGCCCACGCCGGGCATGGAAACTCTGCTGGTCGAGCAGAATGCTTACCACACCTTTGAAACCCGTCTGCACGAAGCCGCTGCCCACAACACCCGCGTGACCCTGCCGCTGATCCCGCTGCTGCGGGGAACTGGCGTGAACCTTGAACAGGCTCAGGTTGATACGGTCAACCTGGATGAGAAGGAAGTGCTGCTTAAAGACGGCCGCGTGCTGACCTACGACACGCTGGTCGTGGGTTTGGGCAGCGTCACGAACTTCTATCGTATTCCCGGCCTGGCTGAGAATGCCTCCGAACTCAAGGACGTGGCTGACGCCGACGAGATCTTTACTTTCGTCAACCGGGCCTACTCCGGCGACTACGTGGGCAACCGCGACATCGTGGTCGGCGGTGCTGGTCTGACCGGCGTGGAACTGGTGACCGAGCTCGCGCAGCGCGCCGAGCTGTTGACCAAGGCCCGTGGTCTGCCGCCCTTCCAGATTCACCTCGTCGAGGCTGGCCCCAAGATTCTGCCCGTGCTGGACGACGCATTGAGGGCCAAGGCACAGCGCACCCTGGAAGGCTACGGCATCAACGTGCTGACCGGACACCGCCTGATGCAAGCCACCGCGGACAGCGTGACAGTGCAGACGGCTGAGGGTGAGCAGAAGATCATTCCCGCCGGCAAGATCATCTGGACCGGCGGCATCCAGGCCCGGGACATCGTCCGGGGCGAGAAGCTGGAAAAAGGCCCCGGCGGCCGAATTGCCGTGGACGCCGAACTTCGTGCCAAAGGCTACCCGGACGTGTTCGTTATTGGGGACATGGGACTGGCGCTGAACCAGGAAGGTAAGCCGGTGCCGACCACTGCCCAGCACGCAGGCCAGCAGGGGCGCCTGACCGGCAAGAACCTGATGCACCTGGCCAAGGGGCAGCCGCTTGAAGCGTACGAGCCTACCACTCTTGGCGAATTTGTCAGCCTGGGTGGACTGATGGCCGTGGGCTGGATGAAGCTGCCCTGGAACCAGAAACTGGCCATTACCGGCGGCATTGCGCACGTCATGAAGCGGGCCAGCGAGTGGCGCTGGCGGGCCAGCATCGACTGA